A stretch of the Arachis stenosperma cultivar V10309 chromosome 6, arast.V10309.gnm1.PFL2, whole genome shotgun sequence genome encodes the following:
- the LOC130934477 gene encoding uncharacterized protein LOC130934477, which yields MRLSLGENNNIQELKNFVEWLLKIGDGLAGDTTDGESIVYIPSDILVKNSELALDDLIDFVYPNMLSNLSVENYFKDRAILALTLDCVTDINNKMTAGLPGQERVYLSSDSVCAEEENMEFELDAFSPEILNRINCSGLLPHKLVVMVGAPVMLLWNIDQTNGLSNGTRMQVRRMENHVIECKTLTGNKAESIVLISILNLIPNNETLPVRFQRRQFPIIMSFVMTINKS from the coding sequence ATGAGATTGTCACTAGGTGAAAACAACAACatacaagaactcaaaaatTTTGTAGAATGGTTACTCAAAATTGGTGATGGTTTGGCTGGTGATACAACAGATGGTGAATCGATCGTTTATATACCATCTGACATTTTGGTTAAGAACTCTGAGCTAGCTTTGGATGATCTCATTGATTTTGTGTATCCAAATATGTTATCTAATTTATCCGTTGAAAATTATTTCAAGGACAGAGCAATTCTTGCTCTAACTCTGGATTGTGTCACTGATATCAACAACAAGATGACTGCAGGGTTACCTGGACAAGAAAGAGTCTACTTAAGTTCAGACTCTGTGTGTGCTGAGGAGGAAAATATGGAATTTGAGTTAGATGCTTTTTCGCCGGAGATTCTAAATAGAATAAATTGTTCAGGTCTACTACCACACAAATTGGTTGTGATGGTTGGCGCTCCTGTTATGTTGTTGTGGAATATAGACCAAACTAATGGTTTGTCTAATGGAACGAGAATGCAAGTTAGAAGAATGGAAAATCATGTGATAGAATGCAAGACTTTAACCGGTAACAAAGCTGAAAGTATTGTTCTTATCTCAATACTGAATCTAATTCCAAATAATGAAACATTACCGGTCAGGTTTCAAAGAAGACAATTCCCAATTATTATGTCATTTGTAATGACAATAAATAAGTCCTAG